Part of the Candidatus Eisenbacteria bacterium genome, CCTAACGTTCGCGTTGAGCGGCCGAGCGATAACCGCCACCGAAGGCCCGGTGCGTCACGGTCCGCTCGAACGCGTTGTTAGATCTCACCGGGTACACCGTTCCTCCGCCAAACACTTGCAAGCCACGGCTGTCGCTCAAGCGGTAAACCCGCTGGACGATAGTAGTACTCCAACTCCGCGAACGCCGCCCGTTCGAGAAACGCGCGCCATGATTCGAGGTCGTGATACGCCCCATACCGCCCGCGATTCCAGCCCTCCTCGTTGTTCCCCCGGGGGTTCGAGGTGAAGAGCACGCCATCGGGCTTGAGCGCAGCGTGCAATTCGCTCAACACCCGCGGGAGCTCCTGGGATGGCACGTGGAACAGCGAGGCGTTGGCGAAGATGCCGTCGAAGCGGCGGGCGGGAAGCCTCAGGGCGAGGAAATCCTGCTCCCAGACTTCGCAGCCGCTGTGTTCGCGTGCCATGGCGGCGAGCGGCGGCGAGCCTTCGAGGCCGATCGGCTCGTGGCCTAATGCACGAAACGTCGCTAGGTCACGCCCCGGGCCGCAGCCGAAATCGAGTATGCGCAGCGGTGGCGAACCGCGAATGTGCCGCAGCAGCGCCTCGACGTTCTGCTTCACATCGTGGTCGCGCGTGCCCTCCCAGAATTCGGCGGCGCGTTCGTTGTAGTGCTTGAGCGTCTTCGCGGTGATGAGGGCCAAGTCCTCGCGAAGCTGTGTCATCGCGATCCTTCGATTTCCTGTGAGATCTAACTATTATTAGTTGACAAAGTGTCTGCCGAAAGAGATTAGTTGACAACTTCAA contains:
- a CDS encoding class I SAM-dependent methyltransferase → MTQLREDLALITAKTLKHYNERAAEFWEGTRDHDVKQNVEALLRHIRGSPPLRILDFGCGPGRDLATFRALGHEPIGLEGSPPLAAMAREHSGCEVWEQDFLALRLPARRFDGIFANASLFHVPSQELPRVLSELHAALKPDGVLFTSNPRGNNEEGWNRGRYGAYHDLESWRAFLERAAFAELEYYYRPAGLPLERQPWLASVWRRNGVPGEI